Proteins encoded together in one Anaerotignum propionicum DSM 1682 window:
- a CDS encoding calcium-translocating P-type ATPase, PMCA-type encodes MDWWNKESKEVGQSLGTSLGNGLSLEEAKKRLMENGKNLLHQEGTNAGIVRRFFAQFNDFMIMLLLVAAAVSFGVSYLNGEKEFIDSIIIIAIVVLNALLGVIQESKAQKALEALKKMSAPKAVVLRGGMRTEIPAEDVVVGDIMLLETGGYICADGRVIESRGLKTEESAITGESLAVEKETCIFPKETALGDRKNMVLSGSFVLGGSGRAVAVATGMDTEIGRIANLLAEQEDQETPLQKKLGETGKTLGMGALVICAVIFAMGLLRQEPAFSMFMTSVSLAVAAIPEGLPAIVTIVLAIGMQRMSKKNTIIRRLPAVETLGSASVICSDKTGTLTQNKMKVVKLADYGKKKDDEKRQLILTLFSLCNDCHREKEKLVGEPTERALAEAAEEGGIAIEDVQQEMPREGEIPFSSERKMMTTLHAMGDGTWMTVTKGAPDILFERCDKCLDGHNQVHFDSNKKSKARMQNGEMAAGALRVVAVAFREWKKKPDLSKEDSIECDMVFVGMAGMIDPPRPEVAGAVLLCKKAGIRPVMITGDHALTAQAIATQLGIYEKGDTCITGQELSKLSDEELEKAAAHCTVFARVAPEHKVRIVKAYQKDGSVVAMTGDGVNDAPALKAADIGCAMGKSGTEVAKGAADMILTDDNFATIVEAVREGRGIYDNIRKAVHFLLSSNIGEIITIFAAMCFGWATPLLPIQLLWVNLVTDSLPAIALGMDPVEGDCMERPPRQRESTLFGGGLGGKIMVEGMMIGMLALLAFAIGHIYFDDEKMYVTGRTMAFAVLSISQLIHAFNMRSEHSLLSIRPFENTWLVGAFLIGIVLQVGVIMIQPLATVFKVAPLGIWEWLIVAGLACLPLPIVELEKWKDRKLERRRQKKEYVIL; translated from the coding sequence ATGGATTGGTGGAATAAAGAATCAAAGGAAGTAGGTCAGTCTTTGGGGACATCCTTGGGAAATGGACTTTCCTTAGAGGAGGCGAAAAAAAGGCTGATGGAGAACGGTAAGAATCTTCTTCATCAGGAGGGAACAAATGCAGGCATTGTCAGAAGGTTTTTTGCCCAGTTTAATGACTTTATGATTATGCTGCTGTTGGTGGCAGCGGCTGTTTCCTTTGGAGTATCTTATCTAAATGGGGAAAAGGAATTTATTGACTCCATAATTATTATTGCAATTGTTGTGTTAAATGCTCTTTTGGGTGTGATTCAAGAGAGCAAAGCACAGAAGGCGTTGGAGGCTTTAAAGAAAATGTCTGCGCCAAAAGCGGTGGTGCTTCGGGGAGGAATGCGCACGGAAATCCCTGCAGAAGATGTTGTGGTTGGTGATATCATGCTTCTTGAGACAGGTGGATACATATGTGCCGATGGCAGGGTGATTGAAAGCCGTGGCTTAAAGACGGAGGAAAGTGCCATTACAGGAGAATCCTTAGCGGTGGAAAAAGAGACATGTATTTTTCCAAAGGAAACTGCATTGGGTGATCGTAAAAATATGGTGCTTTCAGGAAGCTTTGTTTTAGGGGGGAGCGGACGAGCTGTTGCCGTTGCAACAGGTATGGATACAGAAATCGGTAGAATTGCAAACCTTTTGGCGGAGCAGGAGGATCAGGAAACACCGTTACAGAAAAAACTGGGAGAGACGGGAAAAACCTTAGGCATGGGGGCATTGGTTATTTGTGCAGTTATTTTTGCCATGGGTTTATTGCGTCAAGAACCTGCATTTAGTATGTTTATGACCTCTGTCAGCTTGGCAGTTGCTGCAATTCCTGAGGGTTTGCCTGCAATCGTAACCATTGTATTGGCCATTGGAATGCAACGGATGTCTAAGAAGAACACAATCATTCGTCGTTTGCCGGCAGTGGAAACCTTGGGCAGTGCATCAGTCATTTGCTCTGACAAGACAGGAACCTTAACCCAGAATAAAATGAAGGTTGTAAAGCTTGCCGACTATGGCAAGAAAAAAGATGATGAGAAAAGGCAATTAATTCTCACTTTGTTCTCTCTTTGCAACGACTGCCATAGAGAAAAGGAAAAGCTTGTGGGGGAACCCACAGAACGTGCATTGGCCGAGGCGGCGGAAGAAGGCGGTATCGCCATTGAGGATGTACAGCAAGAAATGCCCAGAGAAGGGGAAATCCCTTTTTCCTCGGAGCGCAAAATGATGACCACACTCCATGCCATGGGGGATGGAACTTGGATGACTGTGACCAAAGGGGCGCCGGATATTTTGTTTGAACGCTGTGATAAATGCTTAGATGGTCATAACCAGGTGCATTTTGACAGCAATAAAAAAAGCAAAGCTCGCATGCAGAATGGCGAGATGGCGGCGGGTGCCTTAAGGGTGGTTGCTGTGGCATTTCGAGAATGGAAGAAGAAACCGGATTTATCAAAGGAGGATAGCATTGAGTGTGACATGGTTTTTGTGGGTATGGCAGGGATGATTGACCCACCTAGACCGGAGGTGGCAGGAGCAGTTCTTCTTTGCAAAAAGGCAGGAATCCGTCCTGTTATGATTACGGGGGACCATGCTTTAACGGCGCAAGCCATTGCAACTCAGCTGGGCATTTATGAAAAAGGAGATACCTGCATCACCGGCCAGGAATTAAGCAAGCTTTCCGATGAGGAATTAGAAAAAGCTGCCGCCCATTGTACAGTTTTCGCTAGGGTTGCGCCAGAGCATAAGGTGCGCATTGTAAAAGCATACCAAAAGGATGGTAGTGTGGTGGCTATGACTGGAGATGGTGTAAACGATGCACCGGCATTAAAGGCGGCAGATATTGGCTGTGCCATGGGCAAAAGCGGCACAGAAGTGGCAAAAGGCGCTGCGGATATGATTTTGACTGACGATAATTTTGCCACCATCGTGGAGGCAGTGCGAGAGGGTAGAGGTATTTACGATAATATTCGTAAAGCCGTACATTTTCTGCTTTCCAGCAATATTGGTGAGATTATTACCATTTTTGCCGCCATGTGCTTTGGCTGGGCAACGCCTTTGCTTCCTATACAGTTGCTTTGGGTAAACTTAGTGACAGATTCTCTGCCTGCCATTGCGTTAGGTATGGACCCTGTGGAAGGAGATTGCATGGAGCGGCCGCCAAGACAGCGGGAAAGTACCTTGTTTGGTGGTGGACTGGGGGGTAAAATTATGGTGGAAGGCATGATGATTGGCATGCTGGCATTATTGGCCTTTGCCATTGGACATATATACTTTGATGATGAAAAAATGTATGTTACGGGAAGAACCATGGCTTTCGCAGTTCTTTCCATCTCTCAGCTGATTCATGCATTTAACATGCGCTCGGAGCATTCTTTGCTTTCTATTCGACCCTTTGAAAACACATGGCTGGTTGGAGCCTTTCTCATTGGCATAGTGCTTCAGGTAGGTGTCATTATGATACAGCCTTTGGCTACAGTGTTTAAGGTTGCTCCCTTGGGTATTTGGGAATGGCTCATTGTGGCAGGTTTGGCATGTTTGCCTTTGCCTATCGTGGAACTGGAGAAATGGAAGGACAGGAAATTGGAACGCAGAAGACAGAAAAAGGAATATGTAATATTATAA
- a CDS encoding aminotransferase class I/II-fold pyridoxal phosphate-dependent enzyme — MYRTVNSPQGARIQLDGREVINMASNNYLGLASHPQAIQAAKDALDQYGVGPTASRNIVGNFPVHDALERALAEFKDVEATLVFNCGVSANTGVIPFLVGKGDVIYSDALNHGSIIDGCRLSGAQIKVYQHKDMDSLERILKEPVAGKKLIVTDGVFSMDGDLAPLPEIADLADRYGAMLMVDDAHGDGVMGPMGKGTVDHFGLRSRVYVETGSLSKAFGSAGGFVAGSRELIEALRPKARSFIFTASPMAPCLAAAALKVIEIISQDESYVDRLWENREYFANRITKLGLNIGTTVTPVIPVIVGDEGLAERMSQDIFEKGVFAQAIKFPMVPKGAARLRFIISAGHSKDDLDLVAEAIEESAKENRLLSQR, encoded by the coding sequence ATGTACAGAACGGTTAATAGTCCCCAAGGGGCACGCATTCAATTAGATGGGCGAGAAGTGATAAACATGGCTTCAAATAATTATTTAGGCCTTGCCAGCCACCCCCAAGCGATACAGGCGGCAAAGGATGCCTTAGATCAATATGGAGTGGGGCCCACTGCCAGCCGAAATATTGTGGGAAATTTTCCTGTTCATGATGCCTTGGAAAGGGCCTTGGCAGAGTTCAAGGATGTAGAGGCAACACTGGTTTTTAACTGCGGTGTTTCGGCAAATACGGGGGTAATCCCCTTTCTGGTAGGCAAAGGAGATGTTATTTACAGCGATGCACTGAATCATGGTAGCATCATAGATGGGTGCAGACTTTCTGGTGCCCAAATTAAGGTGTATCAACATAAAGATATGGATTCTCTGGAGAGGATATTAAAAGAACCTGTAGCAGGAAAAAAGCTGATTGTTACGGATGGTGTATTTAGTATGGATGGGGATTTAGCACCCCTTCCTGAAATTGCTGATTTGGCGGACAGATATGGAGCGATGCTCATGGTAGACGATGCCCATGGTGATGGCGTGATGGGGCCTATGGGAAAAGGAACTGTAGACCATTTTGGATTGCGAAGCCGTGTGTATGTGGAAACGGGCTCTTTGTCTAAGGCTTTTGGTTCGGCGGGAGGATTTGTAGCTGGCTCGAGGGAGTTGATTGAGGCTCTGCGCCCTAAGGCGAGAAGCTTTATTTTCACTGCTTCCCCCATGGCACCTTGTCTTGCGGCGGCAGCCTTAAAGGTAATCGAAATCATTTCTCAGGATGAATCCTATGTGGATAGATTATGGGAAAACAGAGAATATTTTGCAAACCGCATAACAAAGTTGGGATTGAATATAGGAACGACGGTGACCCCTGTTATTCCCGTCATTGTGGGGGATGAAGGGCTGGCGGAGAGAATGAGTCAGGATATATTTGAAAAGGGCGTTTTTGCCCAAGCCATAAAATTTCCTATGGTGCCTAAGGGAGCGGCACGACTGAGATTTATCATTTCTGCAGGACATAGCAAAGATGATTTGGATTTGGTGGCTGAGGCCATTGAAGAAAGCGCCAAGGAAAATAGATTGTTATCTCAAAGGTAA
- a CDS encoding PocR ligand-binding domain-containing protein has translation MVEMVNGIVSLDRLEVTDIININILQNFLDNFALGMNCAAVAVDREGREITTPSHYRDFCSNYVHMSSVGDSRCAKCHDEMGMKAVKLGKPYVGSCHANLIDFACPIVVKGRHIGTVLGGQILDNPPKEEVIKKTARELNLSEQELWSASHRIDVVPMKNIQAAAEVLYIVVNALADNGYNRLEIEVLTKELAVNFMEISKTIETLTHSAQEMSMNQNELSAKITEVSEVTREVSDVLKSIAKIISQTKLLGLNASIEAARLGNDGKTFAVVAKEIHTLSESSNETVVKIDVLNGLIREKINHTIQDADMSLQNSERQSTDMINLEKMVQRSVVIAKNLEGLFK, from the coding sequence ATGGTAGAAATGGTAAATGGTATAGTTAGTTTGGACAGGCTTGAAGTAACGGATATTATTAATATTAACATTTTGCAGAATTTCTTAGACAATTTTGCATTGGGCATGAACTGTGCTGCAGTTGCGGTGGATCGAGAGGGAAGAGAAATTACAACCCCAAGTCACTACCGAGATTTTTGCAGTAATTACGTACATATGTCTTCCGTTGGTGATTCCAGATGCGCCAAGTGTCATGATGAAATGGGTATGAAGGCGGTAAAACTTGGCAAGCCTTATGTTGGTTCTTGCCATGCAAACTTAATTGACTTTGCCTGTCCAATTGTAGTCAAAGGACGGCATATCGGTACCGTTTTGGGAGGACAAATTTTAGATAATCCTCCAAAAGAAGAGGTTATAAAGAAAACAGCCAGAGAACTAAACCTAAGTGAACAGGAACTGTGGTCTGCATCCCATAGAATCGACGTTGTTCCCATGAAAAATATTCAGGCGGCAGCGGAGGTTTTATATATTGTTGTAAATGCATTGGCAGACAATGGTTACAACAGATTGGAAATTGAGGTTTTGACTAAAGAACTTGCTGTCAACTTTATGGAGATATCTAAAACCATTGAAACATTAACCCACTCTGCACAGGAAATGTCAATGAATCAAAATGAGCTTTCCGCTAAAATTACTGAGGTGAGTGAGGTAACCCGTGAGGTTTCCGATGTTTTGAAGTCAATTGCGAAAATCATTAGCCAGACAAAGCTGTTAGGTTTAAATGCTTCCATTGAGGCGGCTAGATTAGGCAATGATGGAAAGACATTTGCTGTGGTTGCAAAGGAAATTCATACCCTTTCCGAAAGCTCCAATGAAACTGTTGTTAAAATTGATGTTTTAAACGGATTAATTCGAGAGAAAATAAATCACACCATACAAGATGCTGATATGAGCCTGCAAAATTCTGAGCGGCAAAGCACAGATATGATAAATTTAGAAAAAATGGTTCAAAGATCTGTAGTGATTGCAAAGAATTTAGAAGGGCTGTTTAAATAA
- the trmL gene encoding tRNA (uridine(34)/cytosine(34)/5-carboxymethylaminomethyluridine(34)-2'-O)-methyltransferase TrmL, producing the protein MHIVLLEPEIPQNAGNIARTCAVTNSVLHLIKPLGFSVDDKYLKRAGLDYWDLLDIRYYENFQDFMDKNQGIRLWMATTKAKHVYTEVQFQENDYFMFGRESAGIPEEILMAHEAGTIRIPMLEVARSLNLSNSVAIIIYEALRQQGFKGMLTQGQLHHHSW; encoded by the coding sequence ATGCACATCGTACTATTAGAGCCTGAAATACCCCAAAATGCAGGAAACATCGCAAGAACCTGTGCAGTAACCAATTCTGTTTTACACTTAATCAAACCCTTAGGGTTCTCTGTTGATGATAAATATTTAAAAAGAGCCGGTCTGGATTATTGGGATCTTCTTGATATTCGCTATTACGAAAATTTTCAAGACTTCATGGACAAGAATCAAGGAATCCGCCTCTGGATGGCTACCACCAAAGCGAAGCATGTCTATACCGAGGTTCAATTTCAAGAGAATGACTATTTTATGTTTGGACGGGAAAGTGCGGGGATTCCCGAAGAAATTCTTATGGCCCACGAAGCAGGAACCATTCGTATTCCTATGCTGGAGGTAGCCAGAAGCCTAAACCTGTCAAACTCTGTGGCAATCATTATATACGAGGCTTTGCGCCAGCAAGGTTTTAAAGGAATGCTTACTCAGGGACAACTTCACCATCATAGCTGGTGA
- a CDS encoding Fur family transcriptional regulator yields the protein MKETAQILREKGLKVTPQRIAVYNMLLNSTEHPNAETIYRALEPTNPTMSLATVYKTLDYFKQLGLVQELNVGEGSSRYDAVVKCHPHTVCMQCGKVQDLFLDELTEIHKKVKEELDFQVNCEQLILYGICGDCRKNKIEA from the coding sequence ATGAAAGAGACTGCACAAATTTTAAGAGAAAAAGGTTTAAAGGTAACGCCTCAGCGTATTGCGGTTTATAATATGCTGTTAAATTCCACAGAGCATCCTAATGCGGAAACCATCTACAGAGCTTTGGAGCCTACAAATCCTACCATGAGCTTGGCTACGGTTTACAAAACCTTAGATTATTTTAAGCAGCTTGGTTTGGTTCAGGAGCTAAATGTTGGAGAGGGTAGCTCTCGTTATGATGCGGTTGTAAAATGCCATCCCCATACAGTTTGCATGCAGTGCGGAAAAGTACAAGATTTATTCTTGGATGAATTGACTGAAATTCATAAAAAAGTTAAAGAAGAATTGGATTTCCAGGTGAATTGTGAGCAGTTAATTCTTTATGGTATATGCGGGGATTGCAGAAAGAATAAGATTGAAGCTTAA
- a CDS encoding DUF2812 domain-containing protein: protein MEKRLIPVNMYDITTMEQWFTQMGEEGLILKSFSGRKAVFQDDYCQKIKYKIIPTVYDEDAPPREMKELFEDEGWHYVATYQKLLFVFSNDSEYPKPIPFSREEERAIYEELRRKKQRSVIFSMLALLFLMGMQLFLLYLKWDDYALGKTYDSGVVYILVFLTNLIAAKREYRSNILIKRKLESFDLSEEIDSPFMPTTKWFRVEFLLTGLMFVFMFAPLISAMRDNTVAIAEKDIPFSYVSLEELETADPNREYYNDFTYVDTKTSVLVPVQYELEQDGNAIYESDGIRERDEVHLSLSYYETRYRFLGNQLLQRLMEYDDVIKIEQEGLDQAWLDEKSEYKKIFLLKDNRILVIKYRGHADIPSHLKDFSKTLQSPSI from the coding sequence ATGGAAAAACGATTGATACCTGTTAATATGTATGATATCACAACAATGGAACAATGGTTCACTCAGATGGGGGAGGAAGGCCTGATCTTGAAATCCTTTTCGGGAAGAAAGGCAGTATTTCAGGATGATTATTGCCAGAAAATTAAATATAAAATAATACCAACTGTGTATGATGAGGATGCACCTCCCCGGGAGATGAAGGAGCTTTTTGAAGATGAAGGATGGCATTATGTAGCCACATATCAAAAATTGCTTTTCGTTTTTTCAAATGATTCAGAATACCCTAAGCCCATTCCTTTCTCAAGGGAGGAAGAACGGGCTATTTATGAAGAGCTAAGGAGAAAAAAACAAAGAAGTGTGATTTTTTCAATGTTGGCGTTGCTTTTTTTGATGGGTATGCAGCTATTTCTTCTGTATTTGAAGTGGGACGATTATGCTTTGGGAAAGACTTATGATTCGGGGGTTGTTTATATATTGGTATTTCTAACCAATCTCATAGCAGCGAAGCGAGAATATCGCTCTAATATACTAATAAAAAGAAAATTGGAAAGCTTTGATTTGTCGGAAGAAATAGATTCCCCATTTATGCCTACTACAAAATGGTTTCGTGTGGAATTTTTACTTACTGGGCTTATGTTTGTTTTTATGTTTGCCCCACTCATTTCGGCGATGCGGGATAACACTGTTGCAATTGCTGAGAAGGATATTCCGTTTTCTTATGTTTCCCTAGAGGAGCTGGAAACGGCAGACCCAAACAGAGAATACTATAACGATTTTACATATGTAGATACCAAAACATCGGTTTTAGTGCCTGTTCAGTATGAACTGGAGCAGGATGGTAACGCCATTTATGAAAGTGATGGGATCCGGGAAAGAGACGAAGTACATTTGAGTTTGTCATATTATGAAACCAGATATAGATTTTTAGGAAATCAATTGTTGCAAAGATTGATGGAATATGATGATGTTATCAAAATAGAACAAGAAGGATTAGATCAAGCTTGGCTTGACGAAAAAAGCGAATACAAAAAAATATTTTTGCTCAAAGACAATCGTATTTTAGTCATTAAATATAGGGGGCATGCCGACATTCCCTCCCATTTAAAGGACTTTTCCAAGACTCTGCAATCTCCTAGTATATAA
- a CDS encoding glycosyltransferase family 2 protein, which produces MDELFWVALALGAVLKLISIYFGGIACFALKKEVKYPSAKKLRRFAVLTAARNEEAVIGNFIESIQKQNYPVELFDVFVIPNNCTDNTELMAKAYGAEIIHCPFPVTCKGDALQQALMQLRKKGYDAFCVFDSDNIVSPDFLLKINDAFDAGAKVAKGRLLASNPQASWVSGCYNIYFNLFHLFFNKARGACGLSAKLVGTGFAVHKDVLESLGGWNTTTIAEDAEFSAQCALLGERVWWVPDAVTYDEQPESFRVSLLQRRRWCSGIMQVGKLHFKHLLQRLIKPNGVYAADFTMFLMGAFAQALSILPLGLTLLAAIFDGKEGIFNFIQAMGIYFLLYYTLMCLMATILTLYQEKRVFPKEMRSAILLFPIFMASWIPLQVISLFRETKSWKEIQHNGKSKDTIPTA; this is translated from the coding sequence GTGGACGAATTATTTTGGGTCGCCTTGGCCCTTGGTGCAGTGCTGAAACTAATCAGCATATATTTTGGAGGGATTGCCTGCTTTGCTTTGAAAAAAGAAGTCAAGTATCCTTCCGCAAAAAAACTGCGACGATTTGCAGTCCTTACTGCGGCTAGAAATGAGGAAGCAGTGATTGGAAACTTCATAGAAAGCATTCAAAAACAAAACTATCCCGTTGAATTATTTGATGTATTTGTGATTCCCAATAATTGTACGGATAATACTGAGCTCATGGCAAAAGCCTACGGTGCAGAAATCATTCACTGTCCCTTCCCCGTAACGTGCAAAGGGGATGCCCTACAGCAAGCCTTGATGCAATTACGAAAAAAGGGATATGATGCTTTTTGTGTCTTTGATTCAGATAATATTGTAAGTCCCGACTTTTTACTCAAAATAAATGATGCATTCGATGCGGGAGCAAAGGTGGCAAAGGGTCGTCTGCTGGCAAGTAATCCTCAAGCTTCTTGGGTTTCCGGTTGCTATAATATCTATTTTAACCTTTTTCATCTGTTTTTCAATAAGGCAAGAGGCGCCTGCGGCCTTTCCGCAAAGCTTGTAGGTACAGGCTTCGCAGTACATAAAGATGTTTTGGAAAGCCTAGGGGGATGGAATACCACAACCATCGCTGAAGATGCGGAATTTTCCGCCCAGTGCGCCCTCTTGGGTGAGCGGGTTTGGTGGGTTCCCGATGCCGTTACCTATGATGAACAACCCGAATCCTTTCGGGTATCCTTGTTACAACGCCGTCGGTGGTGCAGTGGCATCATGCAGGTAGGAAAGCTGCATTTCAAGCATCTCCTGCAACGCCTCATCAAACCTAACGGCGTTTACGCCGCAGATTTCACTATGTTTTTAATGGGAGCATTTGCCCAAGCTCTATCCATACTACCATTGGGGCTTACCCTTTTAGCCGCAATTTTTGATGGGAAAGAAGGGATTTTCAATTTCATTCAAGCCATGGGAATTTATTTCCTGCTCTATTATACCTTAATGTGTCTCATGGCAACAATACTTACTCTGTATCAGGAAAAAAGAGTATTTCCAAAGGAAATGCGATCCGCAATTTTATTATTTCCAATCTTTATGGCATCTTGGATCCCATTACAGGTTATCAGCCTGTTCCGAGAAACAAAAAGCTGGAAAGAAATCCAACATAATGGCAAAAGTAAAGATACAATCCCCACAGCTTAA
- a CDS encoding response regulator transcription factor — MYNILICDDEKDIVSALSIYLSTENYKIFTAYTGKEALQVVQNNDIHLILMDIMMPQMDGISATAKLRESSNIPIILLTAKSEDSDKILGLNIGADDYITKPFNPIEVMARVRSQLRRYTSLGGMAKKASHLVIGGIDLDDESKTVTIDGEPVSLTPSEYNILKLLMENPGRVFSSTQIYEQIWNEDAYGSGSVVAVHIRHLREKIEINPSEPRYLKVVWGLGYKIEKEAKE; from the coding sequence ATGTACAATATTTTAATTTGTGATGATGAAAAAGACATCGTTTCTGCGTTATCCATTTATCTTTCCACAGAAAATTATAAGATTTTTACTGCTTATACAGGGAAAGAGGCTTTACAAGTGGTACAAAATAACGATATCCATCTGATTCTGATGGACATTATGATGCCTCAGATGGATGGTATTTCGGCTACAGCAAAGCTTCGGGAATCTTCCAATATACCCATTATTTTGCTAACTGCAAAAAGTGAGGACAGCGATAAAATTCTGGGATTGAATATTGGAGCAGACGATTATATCACAAAGCCGTTTAACCCCATAGAAGTAATGGCAAGGGTGCGTTCTCAGCTAAGGAGATATACTTCCTTGGGAGGAATGGCAAAAAAAGCGTCCCATTTGGTCATAGGAGGAATCGATTTAGACGATGAATCTAAAACAGTTACCATTGACGGCGAGCCTGTATCCCTAACCCCCAGTGAATATAATATTTTAAAGCTTCTGATGGAAAACCCCGGACGAGTATTTTCCTCAACACAAATTTATGAGCAAATTTGGAATGAGGATGCGTATGGCTCCGGCAGTGTTGTTGCGGTGCACATTCGTCATCTGCGAGAAAAAATCGAAATCAATCCCTCGGAACCCCGCTATTTAAAGGTGGTTTGGGGGCTTGGCTACAAAATTGAAAAGGAGGCTAAAGAATGA